Genomic segment of Oncorhynchus nerka isolate Pitt River linkage group LG10, Oner_Uvic_2.0, whole genome shotgun sequence:
CCATAGAGAGCATCATGAACACCTCAGACAGTGACGAGTGGGAGCCCATCGTCATCCACATCTCCGACACTGTGCTTTCACTctggaaaggagaggtgaggagtgctCAGGAAACCTGTAAATGCAGTGGTCAGACCAACCAAtgaaatgattacatttctctgtctgcctgatgctctctctccctttgtctctccctttgtccctctctctccctttcgctctctctctctctctctctctccttctttcactttctttctctctctctctccttctttcactttctttctctttctctctctccctttctctctgttatcTTCTCTGGGATTTCTCTTTCAGGATGGAGATGATCCCTTCTGGGAATGTCAAGTGCGTTACCTGACCTTTCTGGGTGTGGGCCATGACACACACACCTTTGCAGTGATAGTGGACTGCGGGACACAGCGGTTTGAGTGTCATGTTTTCTGGTGTGAGCCGGACGCAGGGATCATCTCTGAGGCTGTGCAGGCTGCGTGCATGGTGAGTGACTAAGGGATGAAACACAGGGCTGGAGAACTAACGTACAAAATGGCTTTTGTAGATGCAGAGGTGAAGCTAGCATGATAAATACTTGAATTTAAACATGCTATCATGGCTGAATGATGAATATTTTAACGGAATTTGTAGGTACTGGTAGAGAATGTACTAGAGCCATGAGTCATGTATGGTATCTTTCAAAATGAAAGGGAAACTAAGGTCACTGCTTAACATGGCTCCATTGTGCCCCCTGCAGGTCCAGTACCAGAAGTGCTTGGTGGCCCAGACTCCACCACCCAGGTCCAAAATGTGGCAGGCGGGTTCCAAGGTGAAGAGGGCCAACTCCATGGACGGCTTCACTTTCCCAGCTCCCCTTCACCAAGGACTGTCCCCACCCATGACTGGCTCCTCCACAGCCAAAAAGGGCATGCTGGCGTTTTTTGAGACTTTCAGAAATAAACAGTCAGCAGTTTCCACACCATAACAACCAGATAGGGAGGGAGGCGGGAGGGAGCAAGTGAGAGAAGGGGACGTGGGTAAAGGGAGGTACGGCAAATCAGTTTTAGGGTGAAGGGTAGAATGTATAACAGATGTATAACCAGCCATTAGAATGTGAAGATTGAAGGCCAGCTGAGTTTCTATTTGACCAGGCAAGGATGACCCTTATCTTAAACAAAACAAACTTTTTCTGCATTTCTGCTTCTACTGTGTTTCTTTGGGTATACAACATATCTCAACTAGGCTGGTTTGTGGTACAGATTTAGAAAACAACACTGAGGTGCTGTACTCTCACATTCCACACCTTTCTTATCAAGGAAGAGTTTAAGTCATTAGGATCTTGACTTGTGCTTTTATTGCAAAATACCATCAAATACACAACAATGGCTCCCTGGTTCTAGGTGAAACATACAGTAGCAAAAAAATATGGTGCAGTAATTGACTACTCTTTAATATAGTTATCTGATATTGAACATCAGCTAAATGTAACAGTGACCTCATTCTTGTACAATCAATGTAGCTGGGTAGGTTGTGTTAAATACTTATACTGTTCTTTCTAATAAATGTAAAGGGATCTTTAACTTCAGATATATTCATAGAAGTGTGTCAACTTATAGCCTATAGTCCCTCTGACAGTTGACAACAAATAGATTTCAAATGTGAGATTAGGCATCATAAAGATGGGAGAGAAGATATCACACTCTACATTCCTCCATTATTCAAATTAGACGTGGCAAAATCGAGAATCAGACCGACGAACATCCTAGACCCCTGTTTGTCAACAGCAAATGAAGTCCAATCAGATCTGGGCTTTGGTACAATTTTGACGCAGCATATTCAGAAAGAATCCCTTTGAGCAGGATTCAGGAGTGGTGCCAGTGCCACAGTGGTCTTCACATTAGAGTGAAAGAGAAGGTGTTTTATTTCTGTTCTGAAAAAGGTTTGTGTTAGTACAAGCAGAACATAAAGCataaaagtgtaaaaaaaaaaaaaaaaaaagatttagaaAGGTATGTAGACAGTCCCCCGAAGCTCTACAGAAGCACTGCATGCTTTCGCACACGCCTGGGAATTAAATGCTTTGCTCGGGTACTTTCCATGCTATTGGCAATGGAAAAAAAAGAAAGACTCTTACTAGTAAAACTGAAAACACTTAGAAATCAAGTCAATGACTAAACTCTAAATGCAAAACAGTCCCCACCACTGAAAGCCTGTGTTGTGTTGCTCCTATTGGAGGACACGCTAAATAGCATTTCCACTTGAGAAAACACCAAAACAcactgaatcccccccaaaatacAGACTTATTTGCACTGCATTGAATTAAGTatggggggaggggggaaagGCACTTGGTTTATTGCATGCTGATTTTCAAAGTCATTTGCGACACTAGGTCCACTGTGTGCTGTGAAACACTTGGGTACATAAAAGGAATGGCACTTCagagaggtcatgctatatattaCCGATATGCAACCGCTCCTCTTCCCCCATTCTAAATAGGCATTATATGAGAAAACAACTCAGGTCTCCATATTAGTGGAAGGTTCATGTCAAAGTTGGAAGAATGAAAAGGTGGAGCTTTGGCGTAAAATGACATGGGTGGAGAAGTGAAATACGTTTTATCCAGGAGAACTTGGGAGAGGTGATGTCATAAAAATGCTAATGTAGCACCTTGAGATTTTTTTGGTTTCTGCTATTTATACTACTAGTAAATACAtatgtctctctatatatatatatatatttgcaataTTTTAGCACAAAAGAAAATAGGATGTCATGTAAATGCAAACTATTTTAAATTGTGATTATTTCTCGCAGTTGTACCTCACTTGGTCCACACTGTGGTGGTCTATGCTGGAATAATAAATTGCTTGGAAATCCTGTTCtctgttttttgtgtgttatgTTTATCAAAGTTCAACTTCAACTCCTCTTTTACAAAGAAAGAGCCTTTTATTTCAACATGAAGTCTAGTCTCATTACTCAGAATCTGGCCACTTTACTCTACATGAAGTCATCCACTGTTTACTAGACCAGAAAAATAAACTAATTTcctccattctattctattatattaacCAACCGGACATGCGTAATGTCAATGTTCAACATCCTGTCCACGTGTCCCGGAAAACAAGTTGATTTGTTGTATATGTAAGAAGAAAAGAAGCCATGGAGGCGAAGGACCTTTACATCAAACCAGGTATGTTCTGTCCAATTTAATAGTTCTACTTAGTTTATTTAGCGACAAAAGTTCGCTGACGATAGACATCAGTCTACTGCACCTGTGCTAGGGTGATAATGCAAGCTACTTTGAAGACAAGCTAGCTAGCAGTAACTATCAAACTACATTGCTCTCTTGCTAACAAAGTTGTCAAAACATCTTGAAGATGCGTTTGCGTAGACTTTATACTACCTCTTCACTTGAGTTATTTCCCCATCTAATTTGAGCGTGATTACAGGTAACATCACATGATGTTGATCATGATTATAAACATCAGTTTTTTTGACCTGTCAGTACCGTCATGTTCATCTCAAattggaagtttacatgcacttaggttggagtcattaaaactcgtttttcaaccactccacaaatttcttgttaacaaactatagttttggcaagtctgttaggataTCTAGTTTGTGTATGACACAGgtaatttgtccaacaattgtttagacagtttattacaagtgaaataatctatcacaattccagtgggtcagaagttgacagtgcctttaaacaacttggaaaattccagaaaaggatgtcatggctttagaagcttttgatttgagtcaattggaggtgtacccgtggatgtatttcaaggcctaccttcaaactcagtgtcccTTTAATTGACGTcacgggaaaatcaaaagaaatcagccaagacctcagaaaaaaaattgtagacttccacaagtctggttcatccttgggagcaatttccaaatgcccgcacgtaccacgttcatctgtacaatagtatgcaagtataaacaccatgggacaacacagtcgtcatgccgctcaggaaggagacgagttctgtcctagagattaacgtactttggtgcgaaaagtgcaaatcaatcccagaacaacagcaaaggaccttgtgaagatgctggaggaaacgggtacaaaagtatctatatccacagtaaaacgagtcctatattgacataacctgaaaggtcactcCGCAAGGAAAAAgcgactgctccaaaaccgccataaaaaagccaaactacggtttacacctgcacatggggacaaagatggtactttttggagaaatgtctgattaaacaaaaatagaactgtttggcaataatgacaattgttatgtttggagggaaaagggggaggcttgcaagccgaggaacaccatgccaaccgtgaagcacggggtggcaacaacatgttgtggggtgcattgctggtacacttcacaaaatagatggcatcatgaggagggaaattatgtggatatattgaagcaacatttcaagacagtcaggaagttgaagcttggtcgcaaatgggtcttccaaatggacaatgaatgACCCCAAgctacttccaaagttgtggcaaaatggcttgaggacaacaaagtcaaggtattgggagtggccatcacaaagccctgacctcaaacctatagaaaatttgctggcagaactgaaaaagtgtgtgtgtgagcaaggaggcatacgaacctgactccgttacaccagctctgtcaggaggaatgggaaccttatggaaggctacccgaaacatttgacccaagttaaataatttaaaggcaatgcaccaaatactaattgagtgtatataaacttctaacccactggcaatgtgatgaaataaacaaaagcttaaataaatctttctctactattattctgacatttcacattcttaaaataaagtggtgatcttaactgacctaagacagggaatttttactaggctttacatgccaggaattgtgaaactgagtttaaacgtatttggctaaggtgtatgtaaacttccgacttcaactgtgtgtgtgtgtgctagctgCTAATGAGTAGTTAGTAAATGGTAGGTCTTTTAAAATAAAACCCTCTCTACCTTTGTTAAGGTAATCAGGAGCGGGGCTGGAATGACCCTCCACAGTTTTCCTATGGTTTGCAGAcagcagcacaaggtgcacccaaGAGGACCCCTCTCAACAAGAGAGTGCCCCCACCTCAACTCACAGGATCCCCTTGTACGTTCTAGGCTTTGGCAGAGAATTGGACATTGTGCCTTGAACATGTTTTAAATTCCTTGATCTTTTGAGTACCTTGGTACTTTTGATGTTTACTCAGGGGGTTGTGAGATTGTCTTTCTGATGACTGTACTTTCCCCAGACTGTCAGAGCAGATAATGAATCATTCTGGTTCTATTTATCTACAGGTCCTGTCCCAGGAGATTTTCCTTCCTTAACAGCTCCAATGACTCCTCCTACCAACCCACTGGCCCCTCCATGTAGTATGAACACGCCCCCTCGTCCATGTCCTGTCGCAGCCCCTCTTGGTGGGGTGATGATGATGGCCACACCTCCACCACCTTTCCCTGTGGTAGTGCACACAGACTCTGCCAGTAGCCAATCAGAAAATGAGCCAGATGTAGACGATGTAGTCACTCTTCTCAACTGGGCACTGACAGCTTGTAGACACACAGTCAAAGTAAGAATGATTTCTATAGCTCTAATTCCCAGCCACAGTTGACAAACCATTTACAAATGGCATGTTGTATCTAACTCTGTCATGGTGCAGTGCACTGTTTTGAAATGACTCACTGCTTTGCTAACCAATTTGCTGAATGTTTTACTTGTTCCCCTTGCAGAAACAGGTGTGTAATGATGTGGCGAAGCGTCTGAAGCTCTTTGAGGACATGTGGAAGTCTGGGAAGCTGTCACTTCCTGTTAGGAGAAGAATGAATGGACTGGTGCAAGGTAGGAGAACCTGTGTAGTTTGATAGATGAGGTCATATTTCTACGGATGAAAAATAAATCAGGGATGCAAACTAGTGACCTACGTGATTCGTGTAGATCCGATGAGAaaagttttttttgggggggggttggatcactactggctgtatgCAATGGGGTAATGCGCGTTTGGAGCAATATTGACTGTGTCCAAGGCTCAGCCCATCGTTCACATAACAGAAAGCAACATGTCCCCTGAACGATAGCGAAGAGGTAGATGAGAAGCCTAACCACGCAGACGGGGGCGTGAAGGTGATGACGTGTACTTCATGAGCTGTAACCGAAAAACAactggcatttggaaagtttgaAATGGAGAAAGTGTGGTGGAACAAGTATTAGCATGGTTAAGTATCTTGCTAGCTGGATCGAATTCTCCGTTCGTTGgccagagaaatgttgagcaaAATAAGACGACTTGCTAACTGATCAAATAATTGAGTTTATGGTGTGAAAATTAGCTGGCTAATAAAGTCAGATGAGCTAACCGAACCAATTCgttatagtattaactggtataaGTCTCCTTGCCTTTCCTCAAGTTATAACGCGTTAGTTGCTTACTGGACCCTGGCAATCTGTGTGAAAATTTAACTCGCCACTATCTGTGAACTAATGTTTTCCCTCTAGTT
This window contains:
- the LOC115135454 gene encoding steroid receptor RNA activator 1-like, encoding MEAKDLYIKPGNQERGWNDPPQFSYGLQTAAQGAPKRTPLNKRVPPPQLTGSPCPVPGDFPSLTAPMTPPTNPLAPPCSMNTPPRPCPVAAPLGGVMMMATPPPPFPVVVHTDSASSQSENEPDVDDVVTLLNWALTACRHTVKKQVCNDVAKRLKLFEDMWKSGKLSLPVRRRMNGLVQELKSCNWDAADEIHRALIVDHVNEVGQWMVGVKRLIAETRNLNPDLLHTQEVDQSLDTSSTGN